A single genomic interval of Barnesiella intestinihominis YIT 11860 harbors:
- a CDS encoding glycosyltransferase family 2 protein — protein MYTKEKSKPNGTMPAVSIVIPVYNIGKYLEKCLDSVVAQTFPDIEIIVVNDGSTDNSPEIIARYADKDSRIVVIDKSNEGLAYARKSGIEAARGTYIYHLDGDDYLEFDAIELLYRKAKEEDADMVVFPFSLDYIESGKSECSIEIADEHFTNTEFFSAIAFSKAHWGVWSYLHKRSLYANGVTFHKGLNYGEDVFLTTQLVYFSSRISVLKSKPLLHYIIRESSITNSRFNEKKARDILLYPSLVNDFLKDKPEYGSLQKALGAIRIQANNTLLSKRWFKDARTLSRESHAILKQYPDLKRIPQIKAFHKLFTLYARSGLLGRLYAQYYICKKKIK, from the coding sequence ATGTACACAAAGGAAAAATCAAAGCCTAACGGAACTATGCCTGCCGTCTCTATCGTCATACCGGTTTATAACATCGGGAAATACCTTGAAAAATGTCTCGACTCGGTCGTCGCTCAGACATTCCCCGACATAGAAATCATCGTCGTCAACGACGGCAGTACCGACAACTCGCCGGAAATCATCGCCCGATATGCCGACAAAGACTCTCGTATCGTCGTCATCGACAAATCCAACGAGGGACTTGCCTACGCCCGTAAATCGGGCATCGAGGCAGCACGGGGAACGTACATCTATCACCTCGACGGCGACGATTATTTAGAATTCGATGCCATAGAACTGCTCTACCGTAAAGCCAAAGAAGAAGATGCCGATATGGTAGTCTTCCCATTCTCCCTCGACTATATCGAATCCGGGAAATCCGAGTGTTCCATAGAGATAGCCGACGAGCATTTTACCAACACGGAGTTTTTTTCGGCAATCGCTTTTTCCAAAGCCCATTGGGGAGTATGGAGCTATCTGCACAAACGAAGTCTCTACGCAAACGGTGTTACATTCCACAAGGGACTGAACTACGGCGAAGATGTTTTTCTCACCACGCAACTGGTTTATTTTTCCTCCCGAATCTCCGTATTGAAGAGTAAACCACTTCTTCATTATATCATACGGGAAAGCTCCATTACCAACAGTCGTTTCAATGAAAAGAAAGCAAGAGATATTCTTCTCTACCCTTCATTGGTAAACGATTTTCTCAAAGACAAACCCGAATACGGTTCTTTACAAAAAGCACTCGGAGCCATTCGCATACAGGCAAACAATACCCTATTGAGTAAACGTTGGTTTAAGGATGCCCGTACTCTGAGCCGGGAATCTCATGCTATCCTGAAACAGTATCCCGATCTCAAACGTATTCCCCAAATCAAGGCCTTTCATAAACTGTTTACGCTTTATGCTCGCAGCGGTTTATTAGGAAGATTGTACGCCCAATATTATATTTGCAAAAAGAAAATCAAATAA
- a CDS encoding glycosyltransferase family 2 protein has product MQPFISVIIPVYNIERYIGKCLDSIVGQTLKEIEIIVVDDGSTDDSSRIIDRYARTDSRIVAIHKTNGGVVSARNCGIAQATGLYILFVDGDDHLAPDACERLLRKAQATSADMVIMRFDIEYPQHKEEPRFWSQDEYDPVTAIHTMAHEEFRWSLWSRLMRKELFDRPVDCPPQLIFGEDAYQITQLTYRAQKIVTLRDKILYHYTVRDSSVSQHAMTQQKAESIELYPQFIERFLQQTPDSEMFREDIVYIKFQAYLILLLKNWETGMKARCRFMSHSLKKYPRLKEISEVKRFTKLIHLYSFSSILGKLYMKYYIRKGKIRI; this is encoded by the coding sequence ATGCAGCCCTTCATATCTGTCATCATACCCGTTTATAATATAGAACGGTATATCGGTAAATGCCTCGACTCGATTGTAGGTCAAACCTTGAAAGAGATCGAAATCATCGTTGTCGACGACGGCAGTACAGACGACTCGTCCCGAATTATAGACCGATATGCCCGAACCGATTCCCGTATCGTCGCCATTCACAAAACAAACGGAGGGGTCGTATCGGCACGAAATTGCGGAATAGCGCAGGCAACGGGGCTGTACATTCTGTTTGTCGACGGGGACGACCACTTAGCCCCCGACGCCTGCGAACGGCTTCTGAGAAAAGCGCAAGCGACCAGCGCCGACATGGTCATCATGCGGTTCGACATCGAGTATCCTCAGCATAAAGAAGAACCCCGGTTCTGGTCACAAGACGAATACGACCCGGTTACAGCCATTCACACGATGGCGCACGAGGAGTTCCGATGGAGTCTTTGGTCTCGCCTCATGAGGAAAGAGTTGTTCGATCGTCCGGTGGACTGCCCTCCACAGCTTATTTTCGGAGAAGATGCCTATCAAATTACCCAATTGACCTACCGAGCCCAAAAGATAGTGACATTACGGGACAAAATCCTGTACCACTACACCGTCCGGGACAGTTCCGTATCGCAACATGCCATGACGCAGCAAAAAGCCGAGAGTATAGAATTATACCCGCAATTCATCGAACGGTTCTTACAACAGACTCCTGATAGCGAAATGTTTCGGGAAGACATCGTTTACATTAAATTTCAGGCATATCTTATTTTGTTGTTAAAAAATTGGGAAACCGGTATGAAAGCTCGATGCCGATTTATGTCTCACAGCTTGAAAAAATATCCCCGATTGAAAGAGATATCCGAAGTAAAACGGTTCACCAAGCTCATTCATCTATATAGTTTCTCCTCTATTTTAGGAAAATTGTATATGAAATATTATATTCGCAAAGGAAAAATACGAATATAA
- a CDS encoding glycosyltransferase family 2 protein — protein MPPKVSVVIPVYNVSKQLEKCLDSVVAQTFPDIEIIVVNDGSTDNSPEIIARYADKDSRIVVIDKSNEGLAYARKSGIEAAQGEYIQHLDGDDFLEPDAIELLYNKAIEDAADMVVFPFWFDYVDEKKKRSSRPAPGVYDSVSFFQSMAFCRNYWSVCSYLHKRSLYAEVHFEKGLNYGEDAYLASQLTYFANKIVVLESHPLLHYVIRNDSISFGSFSEKKARDIELYPQLQRRFYQDKPTYPQVEEALANVELGAIVLLLSKRWFQEAPRLARRAMEIEKQFPDLLHRRPARRYRKLLKAYARSEFWGKLVARYYLLTRKIK, from the coding sequence ATGCCACCCAAAGTATCTGTCGTCATACCCGTCTACAACGTCAGTAAACAACTCGAAAAATGTCTCGACTCGGTCGTCGCCCAGACATTCCCCGACATAGAAATCATTGTCGTCAACGACGGCAGTACCGACAACTCGCCGGAAATCATCGCCCGATATGCCGACAAAGACTCTCGCATCGTCGTCATCGACAAATCCAACGAGGGACTTGCCTACGCCCGTAAATCGGGAATAGAAGCCGCACAAGGCGAATATATACAACACCTCGACGGTGACGATTTCCTCGAACCCGACGCCATAGAACTGCTTTACAATAAGGCCATAGAAGATGCCGCCGACATGGTGGTCTTTCCATTTTGGTTCGACTATGTAGATGAAAAGAAAAAAAGATCGTCCCGCCCCGCTCCGGGAGTTTACGATTCGGTCTCCTTTTTTCAATCGATGGCATTCTGTCGCAATTATTGGTCGGTTTGCTCTTATCTGCATAAACGATCTCTTTATGCAGAAGTACACTTCGAAAAAGGCTTGAATTATGGCGAAGATGCCTATTTAGCTTCCCAACTAACCTATTTCGCAAACAAAATAGTCGTTCTGGAATCCCACCCGTTGCTACACTATGTTATTCGTAATGATTCCATTTCTTTCGGATCTTTTTCCGAAAAGAAAGCCCGCGACATCGAATTATATCCGCAACTGCAACGCCGGTTCTACCAAGACAAACCCACTTATCCCCAAGTGGAAGAAGCTCTGGCAAATGTCGAATTAGGTGCGATCGTTCTGTTATTGAGCAAACGGTGGTTCCAAGAAGCACCCCGACTCGCCCGAAGGGCTATGGAAATAGAAAAACAATTTCCCGACCTGTTACACCGACGGCCTGCACGACGTTACCGCAAGCTGTTAAAGGCCTATGCCCGTAGTGAGTTCTGGGGAAAATTGGTGGCTCGATATTATCTCCTAACCCGAAAAATAAAATGA
- a CDS encoding glycosyltransferase family 4 protein, producing MKILFFSHGKRANGGAERCLLDLVKGLKQARESWEIYVVFPAKDELWEMTRPYLSGYAFIRQPWWLVRPKKRNWRKRLLFNLKKSPAIRKTRDYIREIKPDITITNTLATPIGAIASQAENIPHDWFIHEIPELARNLTYLFCEGSCLEKISSLSQRILVPSDFAGKYYTNKLSSPEKIDVVYQSVEVNPPKRTEPDQSFTIGMLGNFEPNKGQHIAIEALREVVKKYPDTRLLLIGGNNSRYAQELEKRITEYNLRQNVSIVAHTVHPHDYLIQADAALVCSGFECFGRVIVEGLKCGLPVIVPDKPFGQELIKEGYNGFLYNRESSGDLAQKIILLRQTGHLPEMKQNALKSVENRFSIPTFAEEFISIINSKKA from the coding sequence ATGAAGATTCTCTTCTTTTCTCACGGAAAACGGGCGAACGGCGGTGCGGAACGATGTTTGCTGGACTTGGTCAAAGGATTGAAACAAGCTCGCGAATCGTGGGAAATCTATGTGGTCTTCCCGGCAAAAGACGAACTGTGGGAAATGACCCGACCCTACTTGTCGGGATATGCTTTCATTCGCCAGCCGTGGTGGCTCGTGCGTCCGAAAAAACGTAACTGGCGGAAACGCTTGCTTTTCAATCTGAAAAAGAGCCCAGCAATCCGCAAAACACGCGACTATATCCGGGAAATCAAGCCCGATATAACCATAACGAATACATTAGCTACCCCCATCGGAGCCATAGCTTCCCAAGCAGAAAATATTCCGCACGATTGGTTCATTCACGAAATTCCGGAATTAGCCCGAAACCTGACCTATCTATTCTGCGAAGGTAGTTGCTTAGAAAAGATAAGCTCCCTTTCGCAAAGAATATTAGTACCTTCTGACTTTGCAGGGAAATACTATACGAACAAACTATCCTCTCCCGAAAAAATCGATGTCGTTTATCAATCGGTCGAAGTCAATCCGCCCAAACGTACCGAACCCGACCAGAGCTTCACCATAGGTATGTTAGGAAACTTCGAACCTAATAAAGGGCAACACATCGCTATCGAGGCTTTGCGCGAAGTCGTAAAAAAATATCCCGACACCCGTCTTTTACTCATCGGCGGAAATAACAGCCGTTATGCACAAGAACTCGAAAAACGAATCACCGAATACAATCTGCGACAAAACGTATCGATTGTCGCACACACCGTTCACCCGCACGACTACCTCATACAAGCGGATGCGGCTTTGGTATGCTCCGGGTTCGAATGCTTCGGACGAGTTATCGTCGAGGGATTGAAATGCGGTCTGCCGGTCATCGTTCCCGACAAACCATTCGGGCAAGAACTGATAAAAGAAGGATACAACGGATTTCTGTATAACCGGGAAAGCAGTGGGGATTTAGCCCAAAAAATCATTTTACTGCGACAAACAGGGCATTTGCCGGAGATGAAACAAAACGCTCTGAAATCGGTCGAAAACCGCTTCTCCATACCAACATTCGCCGAGGAATTTATCTCTATCATCAATTCGAAAAAAGCATGA
- a CDS encoding DUF5672 family protein, with translation MSEKQAIIVIPVYTTQLTVSEHAALRQCFDILSSYPKCFVKPESLDITSLVRDYPANHIVPFPDTYFKGIAGYNRLMMSPEFYETFAQWEYILIYQTDAWVFSDRLSEWCSKGYDYIGAPWIPKPKYRKLYYRIFNFLKRVFCYISGSSDYSRIYYRVGNGGLSLRRTQLFAQIAREMISEIDCYLSHPGTDFYNEDIFWSLEVNRKKERLKIPDWKEALRFSFDKNPSECYALNDRKLPFGCHGWSKKKMLPFWKQHISNI, from the coding sequence ATGAGCGAAAAACAAGCGATCATCGTCATACCGGTTTACACGACACAACTAACCGTATCGGAACATGCCGCCCTGCGCCAATGTTTCGACATATTGTCGTCCTATCCCAAATGTTTTGTCAAACCCGAATCGCTCGACATAACATCGCTTGTTCGCGACTATCCGGCAAACCATATCGTACCCTTCCCAGATACTTATTTCAAAGGAATAGCCGGTTATAACCGACTCATGATGTCGCCCGAGTTTTACGAAACCTTCGCCCAATGGGAATATATACTCATCTATCAAACCGACGCATGGGTATTTTCCGATCGTCTATCCGAATGGTGTTCCAAAGGATACGACTACATAGGGGCTCCATGGATACCCAAGCCTAAATATAGAAAACTATACTACCGTATATTCAATTTCCTAAAAAGAGTTTTTTGTTACATCTCCGGTTCGTCCGATTACAGCCGCATCTATTACCGGGTCGGAAACGGAGGGCTGTCGCTGCGCCGCACGCAACTCTTCGCTCAAATCGCTCGGGAAATGATTTCCGAAATAGATTGCTACCTTTCCCACCCCGGAACCGATTTCTACAACGAAGATATCTTTTGGAGCCTCGAAGTCAATCGAAAAAAAGAGCGACTGAAAATTCCCGACTGGAAAGAAGCGCTCCGATTTTCGTTCGATAAAAATCCTTCGGAATGTTACGCCCTGAATGACCGAAAACTACCCTTCGGCTGCCACGGTTGGAGTAAAAAAAAGATGTTGCCCTTTTGGAAACAACATATATCGAACATTTAG
- the nadB gene encoding L-aspartate oxidase: MIQKFDFLIIGSGIAGMSFALKVAHKGKVALICKTELEEANTYFAQGGVASVTNTLVDNFEKHIEDTMIAGDWLSDRAAVEKVVKEAPSQIKELISWGVDFDKNEKGEFDLHREGGHSEFRILHHKDNTGAEIQDSLIRAVKQHPNITIFEKHFAIEILTQHHLGVTVTRQTPDIECYGAYVLDLKTGKVDTFLSKVTLMATGGVGAIYQTTTNPLVATGDGIAMVYRAKGTVKDMEFIQFHPTALYHPGDRPSFLITEAMRGYGAVLRTLDGEEFMQKYDPRLSLAPRDIVARAIDNEMKNRGDDHVYLDVTHKDPEETKKHFPNIYEKCLGLGIDITRDYIPVAPAAHYLCGGIKVDLDARSSINRLYAVGECACTGLHGGNRLASNSLIEAVVYADAAAKHSLKVIDNFSYQENIPEWNDEGTQSPEEMVLITQSVKEVGQIMSTYVGIVRSDLRLKRAWDRLDILYEETESLFKRSKASKEICELRNMINTGYLVMRQAMDRKESRGLHYTIDYPHTDNTPQMK; this comes from the coding sequence ATGATACAAAAATTCGACTTTTTAATCATCGGTTCCGGGATAGCCGGAATGAGTTTTGCCCTGAAAGTAGCACACAAAGGAAAAGTGGCGCTCATATGCAAAACAGAATTGGAGGAGGCAAATACCTATTTCGCACAGGGTGGCGTAGCCTCGGTAACCAACACGTTGGTAGACAACTTCGAGAAACATATCGAAGACACGATGATCGCCGGCGACTGGCTCAGCGACCGCGCCGCAGTCGAGAAAGTCGTAAAAGAAGCTCCTTCGCAAATCAAAGAACTCATCAGCTGGGGGGTCGATTTCGATAAAAACGAAAAAGGAGAATTCGACCTTCATCGGGAAGGCGGACATTCCGAATTTCGCATCCTGCACCACAAGGACAACACGGGTGCGGAAATTCAAGACAGCCTGATACGGGCTGTCAAACAACACCCCAACATCACTATTTTCGAAAAGCATTTCGCCATCGAGATTCTTACGCAACACCACCTCGGAGTAACTGTTACGCGGCAGACTCCCGACATCGAATGTTACGGCGCTTATGTGCTCGATTTGAAAACCGGTAAGGTAGATACATTCCTCTCCAAAGTCACCCTCATGGCGACCGGCGGCGTGGGCGCTATTTATCAGACCACGACCAATCCGCTCGTCGCTACCGGCGACGGCATAGCGATGGTATACAGGGCTAAGGGAACCGTAAAAGACATGGAATTTATCCAGTTCCACCCGACCGCTTTATATCACCCCGGCGATCGCCCGTCGTTCCTCATCACCGAGGCCATGCGGGGATACGGAGCCGTATTGCGAACACTCGACGGCGAAGAGTTCATGCAAAAATACGATCCTCGCCTTTCTTTGGCTCCACGCGACATCGTCGCGCGGGCAATCGATAACGAAATGAAAAACAGGGGCGATGACCATGTTTATCTCGATGTCACTCACAAAGACCCGGAAGAGACAAAAAAACACTTCCCCAACATCTATGAAAAATGCCTCGGTTTAGGCATAGACATCACACGCGATTACATTCCCGTAGCACCTGCGGCTCACTATTTGTGCGGAGGTATCAAAGTCGATTTGGATGCCCGCTCGTCCATCAACCGGCTCTATGCCGTAGGCGAATGTGCCTGCACAGGACTTCACGGAGGAAACCGGCTGGCATCCAATTCATTGATCGAAGCTGTCGTTTATGCCGATGCCGCAGCCAAACATAGTCTTAAAGTAATCGATAACTTCTCCTATCAGGAGAACATTCCCGAATGGAACGACGAGGGGACACAATCGCCCGAAGAAATGGTACTTATCACTCAAAGCGTCAAAGAAGTCGGACAAATCATGAGTACCTATGTAGGTATCGTTCGCTCCGACCTGCGGCTTAAACGGGCATGGGATAGGCTCGATATTCTGTATGAAGAAACCGAAAGCCTCTTCAAACGCAGTAAAGCCTCCAAAGAGATATGCGAATTGAGGAACATGATCAACACCGGATATCTTGTCATGCGACAAGCTATGGACCGAAAAGAAAGCCGGGGACTTCACTACACGATAGATTATCCCCACACCGATAATACCCCGCAAATGAAATAA
- the rbr gene encoding rubrerythrin produces the protein MMKSIQGTKTEQNLLKAFAGESQARNRYTLFAQKAKEEGYEQIMGIFAETAEQELAHATRFFKFMQGGMVSITAEYPAGRIGNTAENLLEAAEGEKLEWSALYNDFESVAIDEGFKDVATAFKMISEVEAFHEWRYRKLLERLENGSIFKREAPIRWQCRNCGYIYEGSVAPARCPACLEPRAFFEPARDNY, from the coding sequence ATTATGAAATCTATTCAAGGAACAAAAACCGAACAAAACCTGCTGAAAGCCTTCGCCGGAGAATCACAAGCCCGCAACCGCTACACATTATTCGCCCAAAAAGCGAAAGAAGAAGGATATGAACAAATCATGGGCATATTCGCCGAAACAGCAGAACAGGAGTTGGCACATGCCACCCGATTCTTCAAATTCATGCAAGGCGGAATGGTCTCCATTACGGCCGAATATCCGGCCGGACGTATAGGCAATACGGCTGAAAATCTGCTCGAAGCCGCCGAAGGAGAAAAACTCGAATGGTCGGCTCTATATAACGATTTCGAATCGGTCGCCATAGACGAAGGGTTCAAAGACGTAGCGACTGCATTCAAAATGATTTCCGAAGTAGAAGCCTTCCACGAATGGCGTTATCGCAAACTTCTGGAACGTCTCGAAAACGGATCGATATTCAAGCGCGAAGCGCCTATCCGCTGGCAATGCCGTAACTGCGGATACATCTACGAAGGCAGCGTAGCTCCGGCACGATGCCCGGCTTGCCTCGAACCCCGTGCGTTTTTCGAACCGGCAAGAGACAACTATTAG
- a CDS encoding glycosyltransferase family 2 protein: MQPSVSVIIPVYNIEKHLEKCLDSVIGQTLKDIEIIVVNDGSTDNSLDIITQYARKDSRIVIVDKPNEGLAYARKSGIEAAHGKYVQHLDGDDFLEPDACELLFKRAEETDADIVIMRFLIDSPRGQKEPPFWTQDEYNNISAIHTMAHEDYRWNLVFLFQRRDLHAVPIDYLQNLTYGEDAYQSIQIAYRSKKIVTLRDKPLYHYVIRESSVTQTGMTRKKTENVLLFPNLIETFLEGTPENRQFTEDIVYIRFRAYFLLLLKNWREGMTERCRFMAESLAKYPALEQLEEVRRFTKLIRLYARCPWLGKLYTNYYVHKGKIKA, translated from the coding sequence ATGCAACCCAGTGTATCTGTCATCATACCGGTTTACAATATAGAGAAACATCTCGAAAAGTGCCTCGATTCGGTTATCGGTCAAACCTTGAAAGATATCGAAATCATTGTCGTCAACGACGGCAGTACCGATAACTCTTTGGATATCATTACGCAGTATGCCCGGAAAGATTCCCGTATCGTTATTGTCGACAAACCGAACGAGGGTCTTGCTTATGCTCGTAAATCGGGTATCGAAGCAGCACACGGAAAATATGTACAACATCTCGACGGGGACGATTTCCTCGAACCCGATGCTTGCGAACTGCTTTTCAAACGAGCAGAAGAAACCGATGCCGATATAGTCATCATGCGGTTTCTCATAGATTCACCTCGCGGACAAAAAGAACCGCCATTTTGGACACAAGACGAATACAATAATATCTCGGCTATCCATACGATGGCACACGAAGACTACCGTTGGAATTTAGTATTCCTTTTCCAACGTCGCGATCTACATGCTGTTCCCATCGACTACTTGCAAAATCTCACTTATGGAGAGGACGCTTACCAAAGCATACAAATCGCCTACCGGTCAAAAAAAATCGTAACTCTCAGGGACAAGCCTCTGTACCACTATGTGATTCGGGAAAGTTCTGTCACACAAACAGGAATGACCCGAAAAAAGACCGAAAACGTCTTGCTATTCCCCAACCTCATCGAAACCTTTCTCGAAGGTACGCCCGAAAATAGGCAGTTCACAGAGGACATCGTTTACATACGGTTCAGAGCTTACTTCCTGCTGTTACTTAAAAACTGGCGGGAAGGAATGACGGAGCGCTGTCGATTTATGGCAGAGAGTCTCGCCAAATATCCGGCTCTGGAACAACTGGAAGAAGTCCGAAGATTCACTAAACTCATTCGCCTGTATGCACGCTGTCCGTGGTTGGGAAAACTCTATACCAACTACTATGTACACAAAGGAAAAATCAAAGCCTAA
- a CDS encoding glycosyltransferase family 8 protein: MDNLHIFFALNDSYTSHYCVTMVSVLTNTPNRHCHFYLLTDYISEKNKGRFSRVEKQYANCSIHYQLITEKIFDSFHRNIDYLVSPVSYYRYIIPELSPQLDKALYLDGDLVVNGSLEKLWDTDITDYLCAGVHDLWIENINYKPQIGFSSDELYINAGVLLLNIPKMREEKIYEKLCETTISLGKQIQFQDQDIINIVCRGRVKELPERYNFTTENAIKHPQERDKAVIVHYTGRAKPWSVWKCPNPQSRLYFDYLKKTPYKNDIWSYRLKRSKYKIVRRFKKIFGIKSH, translated from the coding sequence ATGGACAACCTCCATATATTTTTCGCCCTGAACGACAGTTACACATCGCACTATTGCGTGACAATGGTATCTGTCTTGACAAATACCCCGAACCGTCATTGCCATTTTTATTTATTGACAGACTATATTTCGGAAAAGAACAAGGGGCGTTTTAGTCGAGTAGAAAAACAATACGCCAACTGCTCCATTCATTATCAACTCATTACAGAAAAAATATTCGATTCTTTTCACCGTAATATAGATTATTTGGTATCTCCTGTAAGCTACTACCGATATATCATTCCCGAACTATCCCCCCAACTCGACAAAGCGCTGTACCTCGACGGCGATTTAGTGGTAAACGGCTCATTAGAAAAGTTATGGGACACAGACATCACCGACTATCTATGTGCCGGCGTTCACGACCTGTGGATAGAAAATATCAACTATAAACCTCAGATAGGCTTCTCGTCCGACGAGCTGTATATCAATGCCGGAGTATTACTCCTGAACATACCCAAAATGCGGGAAGAAAAGATATACGAAAAACTATGCGAAACAACTATCTCGCTGGGAAAACAGATACAATTCCAAGACCAAGATATTATCAATATCGTGTGCCGCGGCCGAGTCAAAGAGTTGCCCGAAAGGTATAACTTCACGACCGAGAACGCTATCAAGCATCCCCAAGAAAGAGACAAAGCCGTCATCGTTCACTACACGGGAAGAGCGAAACCCTGGTCTGTTTGGAAGTGTCCCAATCCGCAAAGCCGCCTGTATTTCGACTATCTGAAAAAGACTCCCTATAAAAACGATATTTGGAGCTATCGGCTCAAAAGATCGAAATACAAAATCGTCCGCAGGTTCAAAAAAATATTCGGCATTAAATCGCACTAA
- a CDS encoding glycosyltransferase family 4 protein, whose translation MIIGFDAKRANANFTGLGNYSRFMVDTMATYGDEHKYRMYIPKQCKNASYDSLLKHKNVSSILPRSSVMKRFRALWRTFFIKRGLLQDGVQLYHGLSNELPVGIHRTGIRSVVTIHDLIFLRYPQYYHRLDRIIYNRKFNYACRKADRIVAVSECTKRDIVKFYGISPEKIDVVYQGCDPVFARPVSKKEKDRVRAAYGLPERFILSVGTIEERKNLLLAVKAVEKLDDVHLVAIGKSTDYAKKVQDYVEAHGLENRVHIIHNLKFGDLPILYHLASLFVYPSRFEGFGIPIVEALSAGVPVIASTGSCLEEAGGEHSIYVDPDDVEGMANAMKKVLADEHLRREMIEKGKEYVVRFDPKTLADEMNAVYLKCFDDKTFTEDRFVQTSSNKRTKISHYLPFF comes from the coding sequence ATGATTATAGGGTTCGATGCAAAGAGGGCGAATGCCAATTTTACCGGATTGGGGAATTATAGCCGATTCATGGTAGATACGATGGCTACATACGGCGATGAACATAAGTACCGTATGTACATTCCCAAGCAGTGTAAAAATGCTTCGTACGACTCGCTTTTAAAACATAAAAATGTCTCTTCCATATTGCCTCGTTCTTCCGTTATGAAACGTTTCAGGGCTTTGTGGAGAACCTTTTTTATTAAGCGAGGGCTGTTGCAAGACGGTGTACAACTTTATCATGGATTGAGTAACGAGTTGCCCGTGGGGATTCATCGCACGGGAATTCGTAGCGTAGTGACGATTCACGATTTGATATTTCTTCGTTATCCTCAATATTATCACCGTTTGGATAGAATCATTTATAACCGAAAATTCAATTATGCCTGTCGTAAGGCCGATCGTATTGTAGCGGTGAGTGAATGTACCAAGCGGGATATAGTTAAGTTTTACGGTATTTCTCCCGAAAAGATCGATGTCGTTTATCAAGGATGCGACCCTGTTTTCGCCCGCCCTGTTTCTAAAAAAGAAAAAGATCGTGTTCGCGCGGCTTACGGGTTGCCCGAACGTTTCATTTTGAGCGTGGGAACGATTGAAGAGAGGAAAAATCTGCTATTGGCGGTAAAGGCTGTCGAAAAGTTGGACGACGTTCATTTGGTAGCCATAGGGAAAAGTACCGATTATGCTAAAAAGGTGCAGGATTATGTAGAGGCTCATGGATTGGAAAATAGAGTGCATATTATCCATAATTTGAAATTCGGCGATTTGCCGATATTGTATCATCTGGCCTCGCTGTTTGTATATCCTTCTCGTTTCGAGGGGTTCGGAATTCCCATTGTCGAAGCTCTTTCGGCAGGGGTTCCGGTTATCGCTTCCACCGGTTCCTGTTTGGAAGAAGCCGGCGGCGAACACTCGATTTACGTCGATCCCGACGATGTGGAAGGTATGGCGAATGCCATGAAAAAAGTACTTGCCGACGAGCATTTGCGTCGGGAGATGATAGAAAAAGGGAAAGAATATGTGGTTCGTTTCGATCCGAAAACGTTGGCTGACGAGATGAATGCCGTATATCTGAAATGTTTTGACGATAAGACCTTTACCGAAGATAGATTTGTGCAGACTTCGTCGAACAAACGGACAAAAATTTCTCACTATCTTCCTTTTTTCTAA